From one Rhopalosiphum padi isolate XX-2018 chromosome 2, ASM2088224v1, whole genome shotgun sequence genomic stretch:
- the LOC132923367 gene encoding ubiquitin thioesterase otubain-like: protein MDNNHETAATKPEGLEQDELIIQQHREIEKEISDSILLIGEKEELTSLETEYINDPVYLTKIQDLNKKYKCMRRARPDGNCFFRSFAFAYFEYLIDHNEEYKHFKERALKSKDELISCGFTQFTLEDFHDTFMEVVNLIGEGQHEKLYDTFNMQGYSDYVVVYLRLITSGQLQKDAEFYKHFIEGDRTVMEFCHQEVEPMFKESDHIHIIALSTALNVGVRVRYMDRGESSEAIAHDFPEGSPVCVHLLYRPGHYDILYSR, encoded by the exons gtctAGAACAAGATGAGTTAATAATTCAACAACACCGAGAAATTGAAAAGGAG ATTTCTGATTCTATATTGTTAATTGGTGAAAAAGAAGAATTAACATCACTTGAAACCGAATACATCAATGATCCTGTGTACTTAACTAAAATTCAAGATCtaaataaaaagtacaaatGCATGAGACGTGCAAGACCAGATGGTAACTGCTTCTTTAGGTCATTTgcttttgcatattttgaatatttgatagACCATAATGAAgaatataagcattttaaagaGCGTGCTCTAAAAAGCAAAGATGAACTGATCTCTTGTGGTTTTACACAATTCACATTGGAGGATTTTCATGATACA ttTATGGAAGTGGTAAATTTGATTGGTGAAGGCCAAcatgaaaaattatatgatacttTCAATATGCAAGGTTACTCAGACTATGTGGTAGTGTATCTTCGTTTGATAACCTCAGGGCAACTGCAAAAAGATGCTgagttttataaacattttattgaggGGGATCGGACTGTTATGGAGTTCTGTCACCAG GAAGTAGAACCGATGTTTAAAGAAAGTgatcatattcatattattgcaTTAAGTACAGCTTTAAATGTTGGAGTCCGAGTAAGATATATGGATAGAGGTGAATCATCTGAAGCTATTGCTCATGATTTCCCTGAAGGATCTCCAGTCTGTGTTCATCTTCTCTATAGGCCAGgccattatgatatattatacagtagatAA
- the LOC132923368 gene encoding tRNA (guanine-N(7)-)-methyltransferase has translation MEKLKRPLNEVETEKQELSLPQKKYYRQRAHSNPIADHDFDYPSCPETYDWSTLYPDITNEKSNIYNKRVEMLDIGCGYGGLLVTLSPMFTDSMILGMEIRVKVSQYVIERIKALRANQPDCYDNIACIRTNAIKYLPNFFKKGQIKKMFFLYPDPHFKKSKHKWRIINDTTLSEYAYVLAEEALVYTVTDVKDLHEWMVKHFSEHGLFKRVEDDDLKDDPVVDKLYESSEEGKKVTRNNGDKFLAVFMRIKDPDL, from the exons ATGGAAAAACTAAAACGACCATTAAACGAAGTCGAGACAGAGAAGCAAGAATTATCTTTGCCTCAAAAAAAGTACTACAGGCAAAGAGCACATTCAAATCCTATTGCTGATCACGATTTtgatta tCCTAGTTGCCCAGAGACTTATGATTGGTCAACACTATACCCGGATATAACAAATGAAAAATCCAACATTTACAACAAGCGTGTCGAAATGTTGGACATTGGATGTGGTTATGGTGGTCTTTTGG tcaCTTTGTCACCCATGTTTACGGATTCAATGATTCTCGGGATGGAGATAAGAGTAAAAGTATCTCAATATGTCATTGAGAGGATCAAAGCACTTAGGGCCAATCAACCCGATTGCTATGATAATATAGCATGTATAAGAACAAATGCAATCAAATATttaccaaatttttttaaaaaaggccAA ataaaaaagaTGTTTTTTCTTTACCCAGACCCCCATTTCAAAAAATCTAAACACAAGTGGAGAATCATCAATGACACTACATTGTCTGAGTACGCTTATGTATTAGCTGAGGAA gcacTAGTGTATACAGTTACAGATGTAAAAGATTTACACGAATGGATGGTTAAACATTTCTCTGAACATGGTTTATTTAAACGTGTGGAAGATGACGACTTG AAAGATGATCCTGTTGTTGATAAACTATATGAGAGTTCAGAAGAAGGAAAAAAAGTGACAAGAAATAACGGAGACAAGTTTTTAGCAGTTTTTATGAGAATTAAGGATCCAGATTTATAG
- the LOC132923366 gene encoding farnesol dehydrogenase-like, with product MEQWKAKVAIVTGASAGIGEAIVVKLVKYGVHVVALARREDKLKELAERLNGKGNDYGKVYIKVCDVTDEQAVKNVFFWVDSTLGGVSILINNAGTVIVSSLLNGKLGDWQDMMNLNVMALNVCSREAYQSMTRNKIDGHIIQVSSTAGRSIIPYFSMKMYNATKHAVRVLCEGLRHELQLVGSKIKVSSISPGAVSTDLLINMFELIKEPNSTVQLNNINALETEDVANTVISILATPPSVLIAEITIVANGSTIQPHAQPSPAVVENLLKS from the exons ATGGAACAATGGAAAGCCAAAGTAGCAATAGTAACTGGCGCCAGTGCTGGAATCGGTGAGGCAATTGTTGTCAAGTTGGTTAAGTATGGCGTTCATGTTGTAGCGCTCGCTAGAAGAGAAGATAAACTTAag gaATTAGCAGAAAGGCTAAATGGGAAAGGAAATGATTATggaaaagtatatataaaagtttGCGATGTGACAGACGAACAAgccgtaaaaaatgtatttttttgggTCGATTCTACACTGGGAGGTGTtagcattttaattaataatgccGGAACCGTAATAGTATCAAGTCTTCTAA aTGGAAAACTGGGAGATTGGCAAGATATGatgaatttaaatgttatgGCGTTAAATGTTTGTTCAAGGGAAGCTTATCAATCAATGACGAGAAATAAAATCGATGGTCATATTATTCAAGTGAGCAG tacTGCTGGTCGTAGTATAATACCATACTTTTCAATGAAAATGTACAATGCTACAAAACACGCAGTCAGGGTCTTATGCGAGGGACTTCGTCATGAACTACAGTTAGTAGGTTCAAAAATCAAAGTTTct agcATAAGTCCGGGAGCAGTTTCAACAGaccttttaataaatatgtttgaacTTATTAAAGAACCAAATTCAACAGttcaactaaataatataaacgcacTTGAAACTGAAGATGTTGCTAACACAGTCATAAGTATTTTAGCTACTCCGCCAAGTGTACTA atagcTGAAATTACTATCGTGGCTAATGGATCAACAATACAACCACATGCCCAACCATCGCCTGCAGTTGTGgaaaacttattaaaatcataa
- the LOC132921573 gene encoding uncharacterized protein LOC132921573, producing MSLKTIITVVAVVVMCCETTNGALKQRQAYYNGYSDGHIQNHKDESHQDLSKVPGTPGVDYPIYHAVPETNFNCKDVPYAPGMYANVETGCQAYHICHDGREGHQGASFLCSNGTLFNQKEFTCDWWYNVDCSKATYYYELNTDATKNPFAPKPKVPEEPYKQPYNNYYQSPKYYL from the exons atgtctttaaaaacgATAATCACCGTTGTAGCGGTAGTGGTGATGTGCTGCGAGACTACTAACGGAGCTTTGAAACAG AGACAAGCATATTATAACGGTTATTCCGACGGACACATTCAGAACCACAAAGATGAGAGTCACCAAGATCTGAGCAAAGTACCTGGCACACCGGGAGTAGACTATCCAATTTACCACGCGGTTCCTGAGACGAATTTCAACTGCAAAGACGTACCGTACGCACCCGGCATGTACGCCAACGTGGAGACCGGATGCCAG gctTACCATATCTGTCACGACGGTCGTGAAGGTCATCAAGGAGCGTCTTTCTTGTGCTCCAACGGCACTTTGTTCAATCAAAAGGAATTTACTTGCGATTGGTGGTACAACGTAGACTGTAGCAAggcgacatattattatga ACTTAATACGGATGCAACAAAAAATCCATTTGCCCCAAAACCAAAGGTTCCTGAAGAACCGTACAAGCAaccatacaataattattaccagAGCCCAAAGTATTATctataa